The nucleotide sequence GAAGTTCAACGACGTGCAATTCTTACCGCAAAGCACTAAGCAAATCGTTTGTTTGAACATTTTACGACTGTTAAAGTTAACAAACAAGTATTCGACGATCCTGTTATTGAGAAGGTTAAGCACAAACTGATGAAGACACGTATGCAGAACGACGCTTATATTCTACTATGTGACccaaatttttttagatcgaaCGAGCCTATCGTTTTTATTAATTGCGGGGAATgccaaaagtaaaaaaaagagtCGCGTGTAGAACAGTGCTTATTATATTCAACAATGTAGTAGtccatatttaattttatcgaACTTGCCTATCTTTTGTGGGAAATACCAAAAGTCAAAGCATAATTTACTGGACCGTTTCTGCAgagataattttttacaacaaGTATATCTCTATACGGTATTGCGGAATAAATGATTTTCTCAAAATGACTTTGTATTATAAaacataagaaaaataaatattcgatTCGTTAATTATTGAAGGCGTATCGGTCTCGTAAAATTACTcgagaataattaaaaaaaacccgaatttttttctcttgatAATTTGTAATCATATTTTCCTTTATCTAGAGTTAAGTCCTTTTTGCCATTTAACACGCCAAGATGGTCAAGTTAAATCGCAAAAAAATATCATCCACAGCTGACATTCGTTGTTTTTGCAAATTCAAGTGTAGTAGCGCCGAGATTAGCAATAGCAAGCATCATGAAACAGAACAGgactgtatacatatagctctCTCCCCACCAGCTGAACGTTCCAGGTCTGTAGCATTTACGACTAGCcacgataggtggcgcatgaTCACTATTTACATAGGAAATGTTCTACCCTTATCAAATACTGCGCAGCAAGTGTAGATATAGATGTGTACCACTTATGCCAAAACAGAATTATCACAGGCCTATACCACGTTTGGGCCGCTTATGCTATAACTGTCTATGGCCTTCTACTCGCGATAGAGCTATCACGCTTGTTTCGTCTCAAAATCATTGGATGTACAGTtatcaaaaattgaaaagactACACGGTATATatcgaaaaaatataaacatataaATAAGGTCTATCGTAACACCTTCGTAACTTCTAGaatatataatagtatattatagtGCAAAAAGCAATGATAcacattttcaataattttttattaaacaagTTTCAGGGTTTACAAAATCGAAGACTCGCGCCTTCGGAGACATATTTTACTTCGTggattgtaaaaaaatgtacaaaaatatttgtagcTTTTCAcagatagatttttttttatattcttagtGCAGGTCTTCACGTCTTTTAGTTTCTATGAGATAAATTAGGTAGCCAAGATATTTTTCGTCTCAAAATTCAAAGAGATGCCGAATACAAAAACACAATGCAAAATATTATGTAAGTTGTCGGTTCTATTTCaatgtaaaacttttttttttatcatcgagTTATATTTATCACACATCGAATACAATCATCGCGCAGAACGTATTGCGCATAAAGTCGAGTCTGAGTCAAAAACAGCCAATACacatttacttttttattgaaaGAATATTTAAGGCTACAGCTTATCTCATAGAATCATATAAACATCCGCCTGACGACGATGACTCAGTCCTCGCTCGTGTCTCCCGCGCACACGCCGTTGTAATTCACCGTGATGTCTGCAACAAAGAattcattttaattataaaaatcgaCGTTTTTAACACATAaacctcaaaaaaaaaatcattttcttACTCGTCCCCTCGCATTTGTTCTTGCAAGCGAGCTTGCGCCAGTTGTCGTAGGTGTGGTTGTCGGTGCCGCAAACTGGCTTGTACTCTTTGGTAACTTTGCAGCCGCATCGTTTTGGCTCACTCTCGGCTTCGGTATTCGCGATCATCACCAGCAGGAGCactgaaaattgaattttccatTTCTAATACTATACTACTCGTCACGAGAACTTGGAATACATCAACGACGTGTTATTCTCTCACCGCAAAGCGCCAGACAGGCCGTTtgtttgaacattttttttcgactaTTGTCAAGAAGTTAACACACTCAAGCTCACACAACGATCCTCTTATCGAGAAGGTTAAGCAGAAACTGAAGACTCAAATGGCGAACGTCGCTTATATCCAACTATACATGTGTGTCCCGGTGTATTTGTCTTAGGTGATATTTCCTCATATCAAGCGCGCCGGTAGttgtttcgttttttttatgattGTGGAAACAGTAAAAGTCAAAAAAGCTAGTTGACTTGACCATTTCGGCGCAgagataattttttacaacaaACTTATCTCCCCGCGCGCACTGCTATTCAGAAATGCACGTACATTTAGAAACTCTTATATATTACGTCGggaaaaaagagcgcgcgttatctctctctctctctctctctctctctctctctctctcttttatttcTCGGTATATAATACGACAAATATATGTGCGACAACGGGGGGACAGAATGTAAAAATCGCGAACGCGCGAATAATAAGTATACGCATATGATCTCGTAATTCCCGAGCAATGATTCACGATTATAATACGTCGAAGACACGTCGTCGAACCGATCAAAGAAATCCTCTATTTTCACGGCGTGCAAAAGGATCATATTTTCCTTGGCCCACGTTCTATTACCGCAATCTATTTGCGTACTTTCACACGACGAGAATAGCCGTCGTTAATGTGTTTGCACTTTTGGCGGGTAAAAAATCGCACCTATCGACTCGTACGCACGCGACGACGGATTGAGCTGTTT is from Nasonia vitripennis strain AsymCx chromosome 1, Nvit_psr_1.1, whole genome shotgun sequence and encodes:
- the LOC100119188 gene encoding turripeptide Pal9.2 codes for the protein MFKQTACLALCVLLLVMIANTEAESEPKRCGCKVTKEYKPVCGTDNHTYDNWRKLACKNKCEGTNITVNYNGVCAGDTSED